One window of the Actinomycetota bacterium genome contains the following:
- a CDS encoding 3-isopropylmalate dehydratase small subunit, protein MKLKGRAHKFGDDISTDLIAPGRLFHLRTNLPELAKHVLEDADPNFAKKVKPGDLIVAGKNFGLGSSREHAAAIIKLAGVGGVLARSFARIFYRNAINVGLPALICDASQIDQGDELEVDIEKGKIRNLTKEIVIETKPLPKVMLNILEDGGLIEHFKKHGKFKL, encoded by the coding sequence ATGAAGCTTAAGGGAAGAGCTCATAAATTTGGAGATGATATAAGCACCGATTTAATCGCGCCGGGTCGGTTATTCCACCTGCGAACTAACCTACCTGAACTGGCCAAACACGTCTTGGAGGACGCCGATCCTAATTTTGCCAAGAAGGTAAAGCCCGGTGACCTCATTGTGGCTGGAAAAAATTTTGGGCTTGGCTCGAGCAGGGAACACGCAGCGGCCATCATCAAGCTCGCTGGCGTTGGTGGTGTACTGGCAAGGTCTTTTGCCCGAATTTTTTACCGCAATGCCATAAATGTTGGACTCCCGGCACTTATCTGTGATGCGTCACAGATTGATCAAGGAGACGAGCTTGAGGTGGATATAGAGAAGGGAAAGATCAGGAATCTGACCAAGGAAATCGTGATCGAGACAAAACCATTGCCCAAGGTGATGTTAAATATACTTGAGGACGGAGGGCTCATTGAACACTTCAAAAAGCACGGTAAGTTCAAACTCTAA
- a CDS encoding transposase, whose protein sequence is MRRYKRLRHSGDFMEEAVLRYVEDNTSLRTVARRMGVSSVTALNWVNQAGRACKDPIETNLE, encoded by the coding sequence TTGAGAAGATACAAACGTTTAAGGCATTCTGGAGATTTTATGGAAGAAGCCGTTTTGAGATACGTAGAGGATAATACATCGCTTCGTACCGTAGCTAGGCGGATGGGAGTATCCTCTGTCACAGCCTTGAACTGGGTAAACCAGGCTGGTAGAGCATGTAAAGATCCAATAGAGACCAATTTGGAGTAA
- a CDS encoding isocitrate/isopropylmalate dehydrogenase family protein, which yields MRTVTLIPGDGIGPEITEAMRRVVEATGVSIEWEVVQAGANVVNKYGTPLPEYVLDSIRRNKVAIKGPITTPVGTGFRSVNVALRKELDLYACLRPAFSLEGVPSRYSDIDLVVVRENTEDLYAGIERMADEDTAESIKRITRRASERIARFAFEYALKEHRRKVTAVHKANIMKFSDGLFLECARKVAQDYPQVEFEDRIVDNMCMQLVQKPEIYDILLCPNLYGDILSDLCAGLVGGLGIVPGANIGDGCAVFEPVHGSAPKYAGQNKVNPTAIILSSVLMLKHMGEKEAADKIFKATAEVIKEGKTVTYDLGGTASTSEMADAIIQKITP from the coding sequence ATGCGTACCGTAACTCTGATTCCAGGTGACGGGATTGGTCCGGAAATAACTGAGGCGATGAGACGAGTGGTGGAAGCTACCGGGGTTTCCATCGAATGGGAGGTTGTCCAAGCCGGTGCGAATGTGGTGAATAAGTACGGGACACCTCTTCCTGAATATGTTCTGGATTCGATCCGTCGAAATAAGGTCGCCATCAAAGGACCAATTACCACACCCGTGGGGACCGGTTTTCGCAGCGTCAATGTGGCATTGAGGAAGGAACTCGATTTGTACGCCTGCCTGAGACCCGCTTTTTCTTTGGAGGGAGTGCCATCCAGATACAGCGATATCGACCTCGTGGTAGTTCGGGAAAATACGGAGGATCTCTATGCAGGCATCGAACGGATGGCGGATGAGGATACGGCTGAGAGCATCAAAAGGATCACCCGTAGGGCCTCTGAGCGCATTGCCCGATTTGCCTTTGAATACGCCCTGAAAGAGCACCGACGCAAGGTCACTGCGGTCCATAAAGCAAACATAATGAAGTTCAGTGATGGTCTATTTTTAGAATGTGCCAGAAAGGTTGCCCAAGATTATCCTCAAGTCGAATTCGAGGACAGAATAGTCGATAACATGTGCATGCAGCTAGTTCAAAAACCCGAGATATACGATATCCTGCTCTGTCCAAACCTATATGGGGATATACTCTCCGACTTATGTGCCGGTCTCGTTGGAGGTTTAGGCATAGTGCCCGGAGCGAACATTGGAGATGGGTGCGCGGTCTTTGAACCTGTCCATGGAAGTGCTCCCAAATATGCGGGACAGAACAAGGTCAATCCCACGGCGATCATTCTTTCCAGCGTCTTGATGCTCAAGCACATGGGGGAGAAAGAAGCCGCCGATAAAATCTTCAAGGCAACCGCTGAAGTGATCAAGGAAGGCAAGACTGTTACCTACGACTTGGGGGGTACCGCTTCCACCTCTGAGATGGCAGACGCCATCATCCAAAAAATCACCCCATAG
- a CDS encoding four helix bundle protein, producing the protein MSSKNWKYIRDQLKFVDLIYKLTNKFPKTEQFGLVNQLRRAALSIASNIAEGAGRYHNNEKRQFYRMSRSSVHECPLNLHIF; encoded by the coding sequence TTGAGTTCGAAAAATTGGAAGTATATCAGAGATCAATTAAAGTTCGTAGATTTAATTTATAAATTAACGAATAAATTTCCAAAGACTGAGCAATTTGGGTTAGTGAATCAGCTGCGAAGAGCAGCTCTATCCATAGCATCGAATATCGCTGAAGGAGCAGGAAGATACCATAACAATGAGAAAAGACAATTTTACCGTATGTCACGCTCATCGGTGCATGAGTGTCCCCTTAATTTGCATATCTTTTGA
- a CDS encoding 3-isopropylmalate dehydratase large subunit yields MGKTIAEKILSGHSGRDAHAGDIVVAEIDLAMVQDGTGPLTIQKLQGLDLEKIANPKSTVLFIDHAAPSPRKELSNAHKILREFAQKTGVQLSEVGGGICHQILVESFVRPGDVVVGADSHTCTSGALGAFATGMGSTDVAIVIASGKTWFRVPETIKILINGELPYGVYAKDLILHIIGLIGADGATYKALEFTGETIQDMIMSERFTLCNMAVEAGAKTGLINSDEITRAFLKAQGREEDFRIVKSDEDASYERIVEIDVSLLEPMVSVPHEVDNVKPVGEVEGTKVDQVFIGSCTNGRIEDLRVAAHILKGNRCYPGTRLLICPASRGVYLQAVKEGLFEMMIEAGVVILNPGCGPCIGVHQGILADGEVCLSTQNRNFKGRMGNPESFIYLCSPATAAASAIEGKITDPREYL; encoded by the coding sequence GTGGGCAAGACCATAGCCGAGAAGATCCTGAGTGGTCACAGCGGAAGGGATGCTCATGCCGGGGATATCGTGGTAGCCGAAATTGATTTGGCAATGGTTCAAGATGGGACTGGACCCCTGACCATCCAAAAACTGCAGGGGTTGGATCTGGAAAAGATCGCTAATCCTAAGAGCACTGTACTTTTCATCGATCACGCCGCGCCAAGCCCCCGTAAAGAACTCTCCAATGCCCATAAGATATTAAGAGAATTCGCCCAAAAAACCGGAGTTCAGCTTTCGGAGGTGGGTGGAGGTATCTGCCATCAAATATTGGTTGAATCCTTCGTGCGCCCCGGAGATGTTGTCGTTGGAGCGGATTCTCACACCTGCACCTCTGGAGCACTCGGAGCCTTTGCCACGGGTATGGGTTCAACGGATGTGGCTATAGTCATTGCCTCTGGGAAGACCTGGTTTCGGGTGCCCGAGACTATAAAGATTCTTATCAACGGTGAGCTTCCATATGGTGTTTATGCCAAGGATTTAATCCTTCACATCATTGGTTTAATCGGAGCTGATGGAGCCACCTACAAGGCTTTGGAGTTTACGGGCGAAACCATCCAGGATATGATCATGTCCGAGAGGTTCACTCTTTGTAATATGGCCGTCGAAGCGGGAGCCAAAACTGGATTGATCAATTCCGATGAAATCACCAGGGCTTTTCTGAAAGCACAAGGTCGTGAGGAAGACTTCCGGATTGTAAAATCGGATGAGGATGCCAGTTATGAACGTATCGTTGAGATAGATGTCTCCCTTCTTGAACCAATGGTTTCCGTTCCCCACGAAGTTGATAACGTCAAGCCGGTCGGCGAAGTCGAGGGGACCAAGGTGGATCAGGTCTTCATAGGCAGCTGTACCAATGGTAGGATAGAAGACCTTCGCGTCGCAGCTCATATTTTGAAGGGGAATAGATGCTACCCCGGGACGAGGCTTCTCATCTGTCCCGCATCTAGGGGAGTTTATCTTCAGGCGGTTAAGGAGGGCCTTTTTGAGATGATGATTGAGGCTGGGGTAGTCATCCTCAATCCAGGGTGTGGTCCCTGCATCGGTGTCCACCAGGGAATATTAGCCGATGGAGAAGTTTGTCTCTCGACTCAGAATCGAAACTTCAAAGGTCGAATGGGAAACCCGGAGAGCTTCATCTACCTATGTTCCCCAGCCACCGCAGCTGCATCGGCGATCGAAGGAAAAATCACCGACCCCCGAGAATACCTCTAG
- the gatB gene encoding Asp-tRNA(Asn)/Glu-tRNA(Gln) amidotransferase subunit GatB — translation MEYEVVIGLEIHVELLTESKMFCGCSARTFGEKPNTLTCPVCLGMPGSLPVINEKAIEYTVKTGLALNCNIAPFSQFHRKNYFYPDMVKNYQISQYDLPLCTNGYIEVEMDGHSRRVGITRVHLEEDTGKLVHVGGAGRIAGAEYSLVDFNRSGVPLMEIVTKPDIRSPDEAKAFLQKLKSILEHLEVSDCNMEQGSLRCDANVSIRPVGSKELGIKTEVKNMNSFKALQRALAYEVERQKEILEQGGVVEQETRHWDDVKNVTTSLRTKEYAHDYRYFPEPDLVPIELDREWIESLRVSLPELPDARKKRFQEQYALSSSDASFLTSSKALGDFFEECMKSYSDVKKVSNWMMGELLYHLNAANMEIDECAVTPKHLVQLLKLIDDGTISGKIAKAVFEEMFETGKLPQIIVEEKGLTQITDEEELTRIVELVLEENPGVVEDYRKGRERALGFLVGQVMRLTKGRANPQLVNKLLRERL, via the coding sequence ATGGAGTATGAGGTAGTCATCGGTTTAGAAATCCATGTCGAGCTTCTGACTGAGAGCAAGATGTTCTGTGGCTGCTCGGCTCGAACTTTTGGCGAAAAGCCCAATACTTTGACTTGCCCAGTTTGCCTCGGTATGCCCGGTTCTCTTCCGGTGATAAATGAGAAGGCCATCGAATATACGGTGAAAACGGGTCTCGCCTTGAATTGTAATATCGCCCCGTTCAGTCAATTCCACCGCAAGAATTACTTCTATCCCGACATGGTTAAGAACTATCAGATATCCCAGTATGATTTGCCCCTTTGCACCAATGGTTATATCGAAGTTGAGATGGATGGTCATAGCAGGCGGGTGGGCATCACCAGGGTCCACCTCGAGGAGGACACTGGGAAACTCGTTCACGTCGGGGGAGCGGGAAGAATCGCTGGAGCGGAATATAGTTTAGTGGATTTCAATCGAAGCGGAGTACCACTCATGGAGATCGTAACAAAACCCGACATTCGTTCACCAGACGAGGCTAAAGCTTTCCTTCAGAAGCTAAAGAGCATTTTGGAGCATCTCGAAGTATCCGATTGCAATATGGAACAGGGCTCGCTTCGATGCGATGCCAATGTCTCCATTCGCCCCGTGGGCTCAAAGGAGCTTGGAATAAAAACTGAGGTGAAAAACATGAACTCCTTCAAAGCCCTCCAGCGGGCTTTGGCGTACGAGGTGGAGAGACAAAAGGAAATATTGGAGCAGGGTGGAGTCGTAGAACAGGAGACCAGACACTGGGATGATGTTAAAAATGTAACCACATCCTTACGTACCAAGGAATATGCTCATGACTATCGTTATTTCCCGGAACCGGATCTGGTACCCATAGAACTCGATCGGGAGTGGATTGAAAGTTTAAGGGTCAGTCTCCCCGAGCTTCCCGATGCCAGGAAGAAGCGCTTTCAGGAGCAATATGCTTTATCTAGCAGCGATGCTTCCTTCCTCACCTCCTCCAAAGCCCTCGGCGATTTCTTTGAGGAGTGCATGAAGAGTTACTCCGATGTCAAGAAGGTGAGCAACTGGATGATGGGGGAGCTCCTGTATCATCTAAACGCGGCCAATATGGAGATCGACGAATGCGCCGTTACCCCAAAGCACCTGGTTCAACTCCTCAAGCTCATCGACGATGGAACGATAAGCGGGAAAATTGCCAAAGCAGTTTTTGAGGAGATGTTCGAGACGGGTAAGCTTCCCCAAATCATCGTGGAAGAAAAGGGGTTAACCCAAATCACCGATGAAGAAGAACTCACTAGAATCGTGGAATTAGTTTTGGAGGAAAATCCGGGTGTGGTTGAGGATTATAGAAAGGGTAGGGAAAGAGCTTTGGGCTTTTTGGTCGGGCAAGTTATGCGTCTCACTAAGGGACGCGCCAATCCCCAGCTTGTAAACAAATTGTTGAGGGAGCGCCTTTAA
- the nifV gene encoding homocitrate synthase translates to MFKEESIPAIKIDDTTLRDGEQTAGVVFSNHEKIRIARLLDEVGVHQIEAGIPAMGGDEKEAVKTIADLGLKASILAWNRTVIEDIKHSLDCGVSAVAVSVSTSDIHIQHKLKKDRAWVLDSVKRSVDFAKSHGLYVSVNAEDSSRADFDFLIEFARTAKEHGADRLRYCDTLGILEPFKTYEIIRILKKELGVEIEMHTHNDFGMATANALAGIKAGATWVNTTVNGLGERAGNAALEEVVMAMKHIGGIELGFKTAMFRELSEYVANASARTVPVWKAIVGTNVFAHESGIHADGVLKHPATYEAFTPEEVGLERQIIIGKHSGTHSIIVKFREYGIELTEEEARDILKEVRAAAVELKRALFDKELMYIYKDYLKRRKK, encoded by the coding sequence ATGTTTAAGGAAGAGTCCATACCGGCGATAAAGATCGATGACACCACCCTCAGAGATGGAGAGCAAACGGCGGGGGTCGTCTTCTCCAATCATGAAAAAATAAGGATCGCCAGGCTTTTGGATGAGGTGGGAGTGCACCAAATAGAAGCCGGAATTCCGGCAATGGGTGGGGATGAGAAAGAAGCCGTAAAAACAATAGCGGATTTGGGTCTAAAGGCAAGTATCCTGGCCTGGAATAGAACGGTTATCGAAGATATCAAGCATTCTCTCGATTGCGGAGTCTCAGCTGTCGCCGTCTCCGTTTCAACCTCCGATATTCATATTCAACACAAGCTTAAGAAGGATAGAGCTTGGGTTTTGGATAGTGTGAAGAGATCAGTTGATTTCGCGAAGAGCCACGGTCTTTACGTATCGGTCAATGCGGAGGATTCTTCTCGAGCCGATTTTGACTTTTTGATCGAGTTTGCAAGAACGGCGAAGGAACACGGTGCGGATAGATTGAGATACTGCGATACGCTGGGTATCTTAGAGCCATTTAAGACCTATGAGATAATCAGAATTTTGAAGAAGGAATTGGGTGTGGAGATAGAGATGCACACTCACAACGATTTCGGGATGGCTACCGCCAACGCTCTGGCGGGTATAAAAGCCGGTGCTACATGGGTCAATACCACCGTCAATGGACTCGGCGAACGAGCTGGGAATGCTGCCTTGGAGGAAGTGGTAATGGCCATGAAGCATATCGGGGGAATCGAACTTGGGTTTAAGACTGCCATGTTCCGCGAGCTTTCAGAGTATGTAGCCAATGCTTCAGCTCGTACCGTTCCGGTATGGAAGGCAATCGTTGGCACCAATGTTTTTGCCCACGAATCGGGCATTCATGCCGATGGTGTGCTTAAACATCCTGCAACATATGAGGCTTTCACTCCCGAGGAGGTAGGATTGGAGCGTCAGATAATCATCGGCAAGCATTCCGGGACTCATTCCATCATAGTTAAGTTTAGAGAATATGGCATTGAGCTCACCGAGGAGGAAGCTCGAGATATCCTTAAGGAAGTCAGAGCAGCTGCCGTTGAGCTGAAGAGAGCACTTTTCGACAAGGAATTGATGTACATCTATAAGGATTATTTGAAGAGGAGAAAGAAGTAG